A window of Candidatus Omnitrophota bacterium contains these coding sequences:
- a CDS encoding GDP-mannose 4,6-dehydratase translates to MKVLITGGAGFIGSHLAEAYLRKGDEVTILDDLSTGSWDNIASFEDNPRLHVMTGSILNGPVVEKLVDKCDVIFHLAAAVGVELVVKRPLESLTTNIKGSEIVIDMAYRYHKKILITSTSEIYGKNTNGPLKETDDRILGSPLKSRWGYSTAKAVDEMLAYIYWKEKGLPSIIVRLFNTVGPRQTGSYGMVIPRFVKQAINNENITVYGSGKQTRCFLHVGDAVNAIAALMDEKGAVGEVFNIGSQEEVSIEKLAEKIIKLTGSKSNIVYVPYNQAYEEGFEDMQRRVPDTGKINKLIGFKPSYNLEEIINDVIGFYRRK, encoded by the coding sequence ATGAAGGTATTGATTACAGGCGGCGCGGGTTTTATCGGTTCTCATTTGGCGGAAGCCTACCTGCGGAAGGGCGATGAAGTAACCATTCTGGACGACCTTTCAACAGGCAGCTGGGATAATATTGCCTCATTTGAAGATAACCCGCGTTTACATGTTATGACGGGCTCCATACTTAACGGCCCGGTCGTAGAAAAATTGGTAGATAAGTGTGATGTGATATTCCATCTTGCCGCGGCTGTGGGGGTTGAATTAGTGGTAAAAAGGCCGCTGGAGTCGCTGACGACCAATATCAAGGGAAGCGAGATAGTCATAGATATGGCTTATCGTTATCACAAAAAGATATTGATCACATCCACTTCGGAGATCTACGGCAAAAACACAAACGGCCCGCTCAAGGAGACCGATGACAGGATCCTGGGTTCTCCTTTGAAGAGCCGCTGGGGTTATTCTACCGCCAAGGCGGTAGATGAGATGCTGGCTTATATATACTGGAAAGAGAAGGGCCTGCCCAGCATAATTGTGAGGTTGTTCAACACTGTGGGCCCCAGGCAGACCGGCTCCTACGGAATGGTGATCCCCAGGTTCGTAAAACAGGCCATAAATAATGAGAATATAACCGTCTATGGGAGCGGCAAACAGACGAGGTGTTTTTTACATGTCGGAGACGCCGTGAACGCGATCGCGGCCCTGATGGATGAGAAGGGCGCTGTGGGCGAGGTTTTTAATATAGGCAGCCAGGAAGAGGTCAGCATAGAAAAATTAGCCGAAAAGATCATTAAATTAACCGGCAGCAAGTCAAATATCGTATATGTTCCTTATAATCAGGCCTACGAGGAGGGCTTTGAAGATATGCAGCGCAGGGTACCCGACACGGGTAAGATCAACAAGCTGATAGGGTTTAAGCCCAGCTATAATTTAGAGGAAATTATTAACGATGTTATCGGGTTTTATCGCAGAAAATAA
- a CDS encoding glycosyltransferase family 4 protein, whose product MRKIRVLRIITRLNIGGPAIHSILLSQGLNNAGFETVLLTGTPGEKEGDMSYLAEEKGVHPVIIPELGPNLNIRDDFIAFWKIFGLIRKGRPDIVHTHTAKAGTLGRLAGLLYNLISGKRKCKLIHTFHGHVLHGYFGKLRSGFFTCIERFLGAFTDKIITVSEGVKRELVDLRISRPGKIIVVPLGLELEKYLRIVQNGKPHTDAITIGIIGRLVPIKNHRLLLDAVRLLKDTSDAVENTRLFIVGDGPLRRELEDHAVSSGIASSVSFIGWKRDLAQIYADLDIVALTSLNEGTPVSLIEAMAAGRPVIATDVGGVKDLLEPVCRGAGIPAERILVRPDDAEGFAHSLGLLLKDRGLRERLGAAGREFVKSQFAKERLINDMERLYNNMVCQVKI is encoded by the coding sequence ATGAGAAAGATCAGGGTTTTAAGGATAATTACCAGGTTAAATATAGGCGGGCCGGCCATACATTCCATTTTGCTTAGCCAGGGGCTGAATAACGCCGGCTTTGAAACCGTCCTGCTTACGGGCACGCCGGGAGAAAAAGAAGGTGATATGTCATATCTGGCGGAAGAGAAAGGCGTTCATCCCGTGATCATCCCCGAATTAGGGCCTAACCTGAATATCCGGGATGATTTTATCGCTTTCTGGAAGATATTTGGCTTGATCAGAAAAGGGCGTCCGGATATTGTTCATACCCATACTGCCAAGGCCGGCACGCTGGGCCGTTTAGCCGGTTTACTTTATAATCTGATCTCCGGGAAGAGGAAATGCAAATTGATCCATACCTTTCACGGTCATGTCCTGCATGGTTATTTTGGTAAATTAAGGAGCGGGTTCTTTACCTGCATAGAGCGGTTTTTGGGCGCGTTCACAGATAAGATCATAACTGTCAGTGAAGGCGTAAAGAGAGAATTAGTTGATCTGAGGATATCGCGGCCGGGGAAGATCATCGTTGTTCCTCTCGGTTTAGAATTAGAGAAATACCTGCGGATCGTCCAGAACGGTAAGCCCCACACCGATGCCATAACTATCGGTATTATCGGCCGTCTCGTGCCGATAAAAAACCATAGGCTGCTTCTGGATGCTGTCAGGTTGTTAAAAGATACTTCGGATGCCGTAGAAAATACGCGTTTATTTATAGTAGGCGACGGGCCATTGCGCCGGGAATTGGAAGATCATGCCGTAAGTTCCGGTATTGCTTCCAGCGTATCTTTCATCGGTTGGAAGCGCGACCTGGCGCAGATATACGCTGATCTGGATATAGTGGCTTTGACTTCTTTGAATGAGGGGACGCCGGTATCCTTAATTGAGGCCATGGCAGCGGGCAGGCCCGTGATCGCCACTGATGTGGGAGGGGTTAAAGATCTGCTTGAGCCGGTCTGCCGCGGGGCAGGTATCCCCGCGGAAAGGATATTGGTAAGGCCTGATGACGCGGAAGGTTTCGCCCATAGTTTAGGCCTGTTGTTAAAAGACAGGGGCTTAAGGGAAAGATTGGGAGCGGCAGGCAGGGAATTTGTAAAATCGCAGTTTGCAAAGGAAAGATTGATTAATGATATGGAAAGGTTGTATAATAATATGGTTTGTCAGGTGAAAATATGA
- a CDS encoding DUF4330 domain-containing protein, whose product MKVIDDKGRLFGKINIIDFLALVFLVCLLPIFYLGYKVFTQEPIDTEAKEFIEIMIDVRFIKLRPEVAKVISIGDKEFDNDGHPIGEVVELGDDEPYVYKFNIGEGQAITKKDVVLRQIEAKLRLKAEIRKGLKHTIDDDRLLYKNDIVGLGLPLEFKTGKYAVTAIPLRREAVEGAVIERTIDLYVTLKELDEDILSKIAVGDKDMDDSGNVIAEILNVGKVEGNFLDLNVGGDNFITGEVSGKKQAAVKMRLKCELKGSRLYFKEEEILYNTPFHFKTNKYEVNAVVAKTFEVVTPVKEKWVSLRVKFSEIAPEIISIIQKGDTERDINDRAVARVNSAINISPSQVLSVKDDDLVMLGHPFYKDLEVFLDVLCVEKDGIYYFKNYPVKMGNSIVFSTELYSMSGVIRGIEIK is encoded by the coding sequence ATGAAAGTCATAGACGATAAAGGCAGATTATTCGGAAAAATCAATATCATTGATTTTTTAGCCCTTGTTTTCTTAGTTTGTTTGCTGCCGATATTTTATCTCGGATATAAGGTGTTTACCCAAGAGCCGATAGATACAGAGGCGAAAGAATTTATTGAAATAATGATAGATGTCAGATTTATAAAATTGCGGCCCGAAGTCGCAAAGGTCATTTCGATAGGCGATAAGGAATTTGATAACGATGGGCACCCGATAGGGGAAGTAGTCGAACTTGGTGATGACGAGCCCTATGTATATAAGTTCAACATCGGCGAGGGGCAGGCCATAACTAAAAAAGATGTAGTTTTGAGGCAGATTGAGGCAAAGCTTAGATTAAAAGCAGAGATACGAAAAGGGCTGAAACATACCATAGATGATGACAGGCTATTGTATAAAAATGATATAGTGGGACTGGGCCTGCCTTTAGAATTCAAGACCGGTAAATATGCCGTTACCGCCATTCCCCTGAGAAGGGAAGCGGTAGAGGGAGCGGTTATAGAAAGGACGATAGATCTTTATGTCACGCTGAAAGAGTTAGACGAAGATATTTTGAGTAAAATTGCTGTCGGTGATAAGGATATGGATGACAGCGGAAATGTTATTGCTGAGATCTTGAACGTAGGTAAGGTAGAAGGCAACTTTCTCGATTTGAATGTGGGCGGGGATAATTTTATAACAGGAGAGGTCAGCGGCAAGAAGCAGGCAGCTGTAAAGATGAGGTTGAAGTGCGAGTTAAAGGGCAGCAGGCTGTACTTCAAGGAAGAAGAAATATTATATAATACACCCTTTCACTTTAAGACAAACAAATATGAGGTAAATGCGGTTGTGGCCAAGACCTTTGAGGTGGTCACCCCCGTTAAAGAGAAATGGGTATCCTTGCGGGTTAAATTCTCCGAGATAGCCCCGGAGATCATTAGCATTATCCAAAAAGGAGATACAGAGAGGGATATTAATGACAGGGCGGTAGCAAGGGTAAACTCAGCTATCAACATCAGCCCTTCGCAGGTATTATCCGTAAAGGATGATGATCTTGTTATGCTTGGTCATCCTTTTTATAAAGATCTGGAGGTCTTCCTGGATGTGCTCTGCGTAGAAAAAGACGGGATATATTATTTCAAGAATTATCCTGTAAAGATGGGCAACAGCATTGTCTTTTCCACGGAACTATATTCCATGTCTGGTGTAATACGGGGTATTGAGATAAAATGA
- a CDS encoding ElyC/SanA/YdcF family protein, which translates to MLEHQDIICISSIDWDFIWQGHQEIMSALAKAGNRVLFIENTGVRHPGIRDIPRIQRRVKNWLKGVKGIRQEGKNLYIYSPLVLPFPYSRFARWVNCHLVFSVLDKWFKVMNFGDPIVWTFLPTPLSSDIIDNLVKKLTVYYCIDNFRASSASARRIERSEADLLKKADLVFVTSNELHRYCSRYNKNVHFFPFAVSYEKFENIRLNESAAPAELGNINKPIVGYVGGMHKWVDQPLIRAVARRRGDLSFVFVGPIQDDISSLSDLDNVHFLGKKEHDRLPCFIKSFDVCIIPYSLTDYTKNVYPTKLNEYFAMGKPVVSTGLPEIISFNERHNNMVYTAEGAEGFTGAIERALREDNSSLAQRRIDIARENSWSNSIVRMNGLIEDSLLEKQRLNIDSQWMAKLSRFYKKARRRTVIFGIVCLLIYVILFKSPFIWFVAGPLKISDGPRKADAIVVFGGGVGETGSPGKSTIERARYAAGLYKQQYADKIVFSAGYTYNYNDAENMMLFALSEGVPRDDITLDKNGNNTYENVKFTAEILDRQGWDSILLVSSPYNMARASLVYRKIAAGIKVSYTPVPNPQFYNRRSGSRLEQIKAILHEYLGILYYWWKGYI; encoded by the coding sequence ATGCTGGAACACCAGGATATTATCTGCATATCTTCCATTGATTGGGATTTTATCTGGCAGGGGCATCAGGAGATAATGTCCGCCCTGGCTAAGGCGGGAAACCGCGTGCTTTTTATTGAGAATACCGGGGTGCGCCATCCGGGTATAAGAGACATACCCAGGATCCAGCGAAGGGTGAAAAATTGGTTAAAAGGGGTAAAGGGCATAAGGCAGGAGGGTAAGAATTTATATATATATTCGCCGCTGGTCCTGCCGTTTCCTTATTCACGCTTTGCGCGATGGGTTAATTGCCATTTGGTATTTTCCGTGTTGGATAAGTGGTTCAAGGTGATGAATTTCGGGGATCCTATTGTATGGACATTTCTGCCCACGCCCTTGAGTTCCGATATAATAGACAACCTGGTAAAGAAGCTCACTGTTTATTACTGTATTGATAATTTCAGGGCGAGTTCCGCATCGGCACGCAGGATAGAAAGATCAGAGGCGGATTTGTTAAAAAAAGCGGATCTGGTTTTTGTTACTTCTAATGAATTGCATAGATATTGTTCAAGATACAATAAAAATGTGCATTTTTTTCCTTTCGCGGTAAGCTATGAGAAATTTGAGAATATCAGGTTGAATGAATCCGCCGCGCCGGCTGAATTAGGAAATATAAATAAGCCCATAGTAGGATACGTAGGCGGCATGCACAAATGGGTTGACCAGCCGTTAATAAGAGCGGTTGCCCGGAGGCGCGGTGATCTGTCTTTCGTATTTGTCGGCCCTATCCAGGATGATATTTCCTCGTTGTCGGATTTGGATAATGTCCATTTCTTAGGCAAGAAGGAGCATGACAGATTGCCTTGTTTTATAAAGTCGTTTGACGTATGTATAATCCCCTATTCTCTGACCGATTACACAAAAAATGTGTACCCGACCAAGCTGAATGAATATTTTGCCATGGGTAAGCCCGTTGTTTCTACCGGGCTTCCGGAAATAATCTCCTTTAATGAGCGGCATAATAACATGGTGTATACGGCAGAAGGGGCAGAAGGGTTTACAGGGGCCATAGAGCGAGCCCTCAGAGAGGATAACAGCAGCCTGGCGCAAAGGCGCATAGATATCGCCCGGGAAAACAGCTGGAGTAATTCCATAGTCCGTATGAACGGGCTAATAGAAGATAGCCTATTAGAAAAGCAAAGATTGAATATTGATAGTCAGTGGATGGCCAAGCTGAGCCGTTTTTATAAGAAGGCGCGGAGGAGGACAGTGATATTCGGTATTGTTTGCCTTCTCATTTATGTCATTTTGTTCAAGTCGCCCTTTATCTGGTTCGTTGCCGGCCCGCTTAAGATCTCGGACGGGCCGCGGAAGGCAGACGCGATCGTCGTATTCGGAGGCGGGGTGGGCGAGACGGGCAGCCCGGGCAAAAGCACGATTGAAAGGGCAAGATACGCGGCAGGGCTTTATAAGCAGCAATACGCCGATAAAATAGTCTTTTCCGCGGGGTATACTTATAACTATAACGACGCGGAAAATATGATGCTCTTTGCTTTATCGGAAGGCGTTCCGCGGGATGATATAACTCTGGATAAGAACGGCAATAATACATATGAGAATGTAAAATTCACGGCAGAAATATTGGACAGGCAGGGATGGGACAGTATTCTGCTGGTCAGTTCGCCTTATAATATGGCCAGGGCGTCTTTGGTCTACCGGAAGATAGCGGCCGGGATTAAAGTGTCATATACGCCTGTCCCCAACCCTCAATTCTATAATCGAAGGTCAGGGTCAAGATTAGAGCAGATCAAGGCGATATTGCATGAATATTTAGGTATTCTCTACTACTGGTGGAAGGGATACATTTAG
- a CDS encoding GNAT family N-acetyltransferase, with amino-acid sequence MVKIKRIEKLEDIGRDAWSQALRSSGQSYIFQTYEFIHSWWGCFGRGNSGRQLLVLAVEDAGFITAIAPLMITRSPFLNRPVIQFIGDDICDYMDFIIGHRNYDAYLLKISEYLSNLGFLEIGLRYIPEGSRVLNKPITEHRRICRIDYCPYVVLKSGWQEIEGGLKNKLKREVYNSEKKMRQKGDLIFKSHLEGPPSRGALDAYFELHIKRWKHYGNKYSQFQYARWRDFVSTLSSALAQRGWLDFSCLEFDKKLIACHFGFRYNNKLYYYMPAFDPEFAAYSPSKVLIMKMLERSAREGLEEFDFLRGQEPYKMAWTQSRRPLYSIYYYSARKSLRYPGLIYRAAKDCYAKHIKAGLKKIRPLINLWYRSRGDS; translated from the coding sequence ATGGTTAAGATAAAGAGAATAGAAAAATTAGAGGATATCGGCAGGGATGCATGGTCTCAGGCCTTGAGATCATCAGGGCAGAGTTATATATTCCAGACATACGAATTTATACATTCATGGTGGGGTTGTTTCGGCCGGGGCAACAGCGGCAGGCAATTATTAGTGCTTGCGGTTGAGGACGCCGGTTTTATAACGGCGATAGCGCCTCTTATGATCACGAGGTCGCCGTTTCTTAACAGGCCGGTAATACAATTTATCGGAGATGATATCTGCGATTATATGGATTTTATTATCGGCCATAGGAATTACGACGCTTATTTATTAAAGATCTCCGAGTATTTATCAAATCTGGGTTTTTTAGAAATAGGCCTCAGGTATATTCCTGAGGGCTCAAGGGTCCTTAATAAACCGATAACGGAGCACCGCAGGATTTGCCGGATCGATTACTGCCCTTACGTCGTATTAAAAAGCGGATGGCAGGAGATCGAAGGCGGGCTTAAGAATAAATTAAAGCGTGAAGTTTATAATAGCGAGAAAAAGATGCGCCAGAAAGGCGATTTGATATTCAAAAGTCATCTTGAGGGGCCGCCTTCCAGGGGGGCGCTGGACGCGTATTTTGAGTTACATATCAAAAGATGGAAACATTATGGGAATAAATATAGCCAGTTTCAATACGCGCGTTGGCGGGATTTCGTATCTACTCTGTCGTCCGCGCTGGCGCAGAGGGGCTGGCTTGATTTCAGCTGCCTGGAGTTTGATAAAAAATTGATAGCGTGCCATTTTGGTTTCAGGTATAATAATAAACTCTATTATTATATGCCTGCTTTTGACCCTGAATTTGCCGCGTATTCGCCTTCAAAGGTCCTGATCATGAAAATGTTAGAGAGGTCAGCCAGGGAAGGATTGGAGGAGTTTGATTTCTTAAGAGGGCAGGAGCCTTATAAAATGGCCTGGACCCAATCCCGCAGGCCGCTTTACAGCATTTATTATTATAGCGCGCGGAAGTCCTTAAGGTATCCCGGGCTGATTTATCGGGCAGCAAAGGATTGTTACGCAAAGCATATAAAAGCCGGATTGAAGAAAATAAGGCCTTTAATTAATTTGTGGTATAGGTCAAGAGGGGATTCTTAA
- a CDS encoding polysaccharide deacetylase family protein, whose protein sequence is MPVKRAIKDKISDCLYSYRKGRGAGLSAEGKCRILLYHSIQRHDPKKDKMGLAVPNGTFYMQMKYLKENSFLVLGLTELVDIIIHNRRVPGKSAVITFDDGYKSVLTNALPVLKEFGFPATLFVNISFIENKVPAGLYWHDWDMLSWDDVKGLREAGLSIGSHALSHRRLTEMNEQELEYEVLKSKGLIESHVGGQVNTFSYPHGIFNKNVKDAVRRSKFICSCSSIEGLNDAGTDIFALRRTELSAFDDTDFKFAKKMSGCYDWLGFLRMHG, encoded by the coding sequence ATCCGCGGAAGGGAAATGCAGGATCCTTTTGTACCATTCCATCCAGAGGCATGATCCCAAAAAGGATAAGATGGGCCTGGCGGTTCCGAACGGCACATTCTATATGCAGATGAAATACTTGAAGGAGAATAGTTTTCTTGTCCTGGGGCTTACGGAATTAGTCGACATTATTATTCATAACCGTCGGGTCCCCGGCAAATCGGCAGTGATCACCTTTGACGACGGTTATAAAAGCGTTCTGACAAACGCGTTGCCGGTGTTAAAAGAATTCGGTTTTCCAGCCACGCTGTTCGTCAATATATCCTTTATTGAAAATAAGGTTCCCGCCGGCTTGTACTGGCATGACTGGGATATGCTTAGTTGGGATGATGTCAAAGGGCTGCGTGAGGCGGGACTGTCCATAGGTTCGCACGCCTTAAGCCACAGGCGCCTTACCGAGATGAATGAGCAGGAGCTTGAATATGAGGTCTTAAAGTCCAAAGGCCTGATCGAGAGCCATGTAGGGGGCCAGGTTAATACGTTCAGCTATCCTCACGGCATATTCAATAAAAATGTCAAAGATGCCGTTAGAAGGAGTAAGTTTATCTGTTCCTGTTCCAGTATTGAGGGGCTCAACGACGCGGGCACTGATATTTTTGCCCTGAGGAGAACCGAGTTGAGCGCCTTTGATGATACCGATTTCAAATTCGCGAAGAAAATGTCCGGATGCTATGACTGGCTGGGATTCTTGAGGATGCATGGTTAA